In the Ciconia boyciana chromosome 23, ASM3463844v1, whole genome shotgun sequence genome, one interval contains:
- the MAPK13 gene encoding mitogen-activated protein kinase 13 isoform X2, which translates to MNIARRRGFYRQEVNKTLWELPRRYTSLHPVGSGAYGSVCSAIDKKTGEKVAIKKLCRPFQSEIFAKRAYRELMLLKHMQHENVIGLLDVFTSAASYQGFQNFYLVMPYMRTDLQKIMGHEFSDEKIQYLVYQMLKGLKYIHSAGIIHRDLKPGNLAVNEDCQLKILDFGLARHADAEMTGYVVTRWYRAPEVILNWMHYNQTVDIWSIGCIMAEMLTGKTLFKGKDYLDQLTQILKVTGYPGEDFVEKLEDKAAKSYIKSLPKIPKKDLSVLFPKANPQVDLLDKMLQLDVEKRLTATEALAHPYFEQFRDIEEETEAQQSYDDSLEHEKLSIDEWRKHIYKEILSFSPIARKDSKKRSGMSL; encoded by the exons ATGAACATCGCAAGGAGAAGAGGCTTTTACAGACAGGAGGTGAACAAAACCCTCTGGGAGCTGCCCAGGAGATACACGTCCCTCCACCCCGTGGGGTCTGGAGCCTACGGCTCGGTGTG TTCAGCCATAGACAAGAAGACAGGGGAGAAAGTGGCTATCAAGAAGCTCTGCCGCCCGTTCCAGTCGGAGATCTTTGCCAAGAGAGCGTACAGAGAGCTCATGCTGTTGAAGCACATGCAACACGAGAAC GTCATTGGGCTGCTTGATGTCTTCACCTCCGCTGCCTCCTACCAGGGATTCCAGAACTT CTACCTGGTGATGCCATACATGCGGACAGATTTACAAAAGATCATGGGACATGAATTCAGTGATGAAAAGATCCAGTACCTGGTCTACCAAATGCTGAAAGGGCTGAAG tATATTCATTCAGCCGGCATCATCCACAGG GACCTGAAGCCAGGCAACCTGGCTGTGAACGAAGACTGTCAGCTAAAG ATCTTGGATTTTGGCTTGGCCAGACACGCTGATGCTGAAATGACCGGCTACGTGGTTACACGCTGGTACAGAGCCCCAGAAGTCATTCTGAACTGGATGCATTACAACCAGACAG TGGATATCTGGTCTATTGGCTGCATCATGGCAGAAATGCTGACTGGGAAAACgctgtttaaaggaaaagacT ACCTAGATCAACTGACTCAGATCCTGAAAGTAACAGGGTATCCAGGAGAAGACTTCGTGGAGAAGCTGGAGGACAAAGCG gcTAAGAGTTACATCAAGTCCCTTCCTAAAATCCCCAAGAAGGATTTGTCTGTGCTTTTCCCCAAAGCCAATCCACAGG TGGACCTCCTTGACAAGATGTTGCAGCTGGATGTGGAAAAGCGCCTTACAGCGACGGAGGCGTTGGCTCACCCCTATTTTGAGCAGTTCCGAGACATCGAGGAGGAGACGGAAGCACAACAGTCCTATGATGATTCTCTGGAACATGAAAAGCTTTCGATAGATGAATGGAGAA aGCATATTTACAAGGAGATCTTGTCCTTCAGTCCCATTGCACGGAAGGACTCAAAGAAGCGAAGTGGGATGTCATTATAG
- the MAPK13 gene encoding mitogen-activated protein kinase 13 isoform X1 has protein sequence MNIARRRGFYRQEVNKTLWELPRRYTSLHPVGSGAYGSVCSAIDKKTGEKVAIKKLCRPFQSEIFAKRAYRELMLLKHMQHENVIGLLDVFTSAASYQGFQNFYLVMPYMRTDLQKIMGHEFSDEKIQYLVYQMLKGLKYIHSAGIIHRDLKPGNLAVNEDCQLKILDFGLARHADAEMTGYVVTRWYRAPEVILNWMHYNQTVDIWSIGCIMAEMLTGKTLFKGKDYLDQLTQILKVTGYPGEDFVEKLEDKAAKSYIKSLPKIPKKDLSVLFPKANPQAVDLLDKMLQLDVEKRLTATEALAHPYFEQFRDIEEETEAQQSYDDSLEHEKLSIDEWRKHIYKEILSFSPIARKDSKKRSGMSL, from the exons ATGAACATCGCAAGGAGAAGAGGCTTTTACAGACAGGAGGTGAACAAAACCCTCTGGGAGCTGCCCAGGAGATACACGTCCCTCCACCCCGTGGGGTCTGGAGCCTACGGCTCGGTGTG TTCAGCCATAGACAAGAAGACAGGGGAGAAAGTGGCTATCAAGAAGCTCTGCCGCCCGTTCCAGTCGGAGATCTTTGCCAAGAGAGCGTACAGAGAGCTCATGCTGTTGAAGCACATGCAACACGAGAAC GTCATTGGGCTGCTTGATGTCTTCACCTCCGCTGCCTCCTACCAGGGATTCCAGAACTT CTACCTGGTGATGCCATACATGCGGACAGATTTACAAAAGATCATGGGACATGAATTCAGTGATGAAAAGATCCAGTACCTGGTCTACCAAATGCTGAAAGGGCTGAAG tATATTCATTCAGCCGGCATCATCCACAGG GACCTGAAGCCAGGCAACCTGGCTGTGAACGAAGACTGTCAGCTAAAG ATCTTGGATTTTGGCTTGGCCAGACACGCTGATGCTGAAATGACCGGCTACGTGGTTACACGCTGGTACAGAGCCCCAGAAGTCATTCTGAACTGGATGCATTACAACCAGACAG TGGATATCTGGTCTATTGGCTGCATCATGGCAGAAATGCTGACTGGGAAAACgctgtttaaaggaaaagacT ACCTAGATCAACTGACTCAGATCCTGAAAGTAACAGGGTATCCAGGAGAAGACTTCGTGGAGAAGCTGGAGGACAAAGCG gcTAAGAGTTACATCAAGTCCCTTCCTAAAATCCCCAAGAAGGATTTGTCTGTGCTTTTCCCCAAAGCCAATCCACAGG CAGTGGACCTCCTTGACAAGATGTTGCAGCTGGATGTGGAAAAGCGCCTTACAGCGACGGAGGCGTTGGCTCACCCCTATTTTGAGCAGTTCCGAGACATCGAGGAGGAGACGGAAGCACAACAGTCCTATGATGATTCTCTGGAACATGAAAAGCTTTCGATAGATGAATGGAGAA aGCATATTTACAAGGAGATCTTGTCCTTCAGTCCCATTGCACGGAAGGACTCAAAGAAGCGAAGTGGGATGTCATTATAG